A region of Haliotis asinina isolate JCU_RB_2024 chromosome 7, JCU_Hal_asi_v2, whole genome shotgun sequence DNA encodes the following proteins:
- the LOC137291818 gene encoding uncharacterized protein, translating into MMDLLNHGTDSLEKVPLCDCGQEDQESETFDSCGKRHRKLKSLFQRDKTGDSPGALFHGARPRRNSLQVFPLSGKHYENLYPGSLADHDKSQGVLKSLFHHHDKGRRRSYAFERVPLGETGQQHDRLKSLLNCDKEHGRLRAIFNRAKEQQVESESEGEEEPVEFEESFMDTSAEMDDDDKQEGQQLESAADGDKDVLEGSLMSSTSPHSGDDSGQEQDSLEKQTSTSDEEEEEDPDTPPPNSDETDDERSSSSEASEKEVEGSYSYPDPDNESDKIEEGPDAIEKREESPTPSAKEVDKSDTAKSLLYGVKAFYNRERSKRRHKAYDSNMELETHTKPKTPEIKKRLKREMPTVNVEEKVQKLTYNDDELEKQITALFDDVKIRYNLMEPPSTSKPNKKKSNLKNKNVQRKYKEYGQNYEKGDKQKDGDGNFLRHKHVGVSFEGQSYNRPPPLVQRYTGQTEHLKAILFNTFGGKQRGVPGLKSATSIIHVYNESVLVTDMLDSKVVLYDRSGRVRQTFMGKEHSEPWASVMTPDGHVLVTLRRDACFALWPKDASTVKMFGHAELKCPTGIAVDKLRRIIVTDEGAHDVFLFDDSGRFLFRLSDLKQTTFKQPRYVCVSASGRIIVSDSGNHCVKVFDMDGEFLFQLGSYGYGEGKLKFPYGVCVDHEEHIIVADHYNDRVVMFSSEGQFLQTLIAHRPGMRRPQGVSVRCAHDRKLYITHGEYRASEVIVFKLIPHKSELSVSVEQFA; encoded by the coding sequence ATGATGGACCTTTTGAATCATGGAACCGATAGTCTTGAAAAGGTTCCACTTTGTGATTGTGGCCAAGAAGATCAAGAATCAGAGACATTTGATAGCTGTGGGAAACGCCACAGGAAGCTGAAGTCGTTATTTCAGCGTGATAAAACAGGCGACTCCCCTGGGGCGTTATTTCATGGTGCCAGGCCTCGTAGGAACAGTCTTCAAGTGTTTCCTCTTTCTGGTAAACATTACGAAAATTTGTATCCAGGGTCACTGGCCGACCATGACAAAAGCCAAGGTGTGCTGAAGTcattatttcatcatcatgacaaAGGTCGCCGAAGAAGTTACGCTTTTGAAAGAGTTCCATTGGGCGAgactggtcaacagcatgacagGTTGAAGTCGTTGTTAAACTGCGACAAGGAACATGGACGTTTGAGAGCAATCTTTAACCGTGCGAAAGAACAACAAGTAGAAAGTGAAAGTGAAGGTGAAGAGGAACCTGTAGAGTTTGAAGAATCTTTCATGGACACATCCGCCGAAATGGACGATGATGACAAACAAGAAGGTCAACAATTGGAAAGTGCAGCCGATGGTGACAAAGATGTGCTTGAAGGTTCTCTCATGAGCAGCACATCACCACACTCGGGTGACGATAGTGGCCAAGAGCAAGACAGTCTTGAGAAGCAAACCTCCACcagtgatgaagaagaagaggaggacCCAGACACGCCACCACCAAACAGTGACGAGACAGACGATGAAAGGAGCAGCTCAAGTGAAGCTAGCGAAAAGGAAGTTGAAGGGTCATATTCTTACCCTGACCCTGACAACGAAAGTGATAAAATCGAAGAGGGTCCAGATGCCATTGAGAAGCGTGAAGAGTCACCAACCCCAAGTGCTAAGGAAGTTGACAAATCAGACACTGCCAAATCTTTACTATACGGGGTTAAGGCTTTCTACAACAGGGAAAGGTCTAAACGTCGCCACAAAGCCTACGATAGTAATATGGAGCTTGAGACCCATACAAAGCCTAAAACCCCGGAGATTAAGAAGCGACTCAAACGTGAAATGCCAACGGTGAACGTAGAAGAGAAAGTTCAGAAGCTGACGTACAATGATGATGAACTTGAAAAGCAGATAACGGCCCTATTTGATGATGTAAAAATTCGTTATAATCTGATGGAACCACCAAGCACCAGCAAACCAAATAAAAAGAAGtcaaatctgaaaaataaaaatgttcagAGAAAGTACAAAGAGTATGGGCAGAATTATGAAAAGGGTGACAAACAAAAGGATGGTGATGGCAATTTCTTAAGACACAAGCATGTGGGTGTGTCCTTTGAAGGACAGAGCTATAATCGACCACCACCTTTAGTCCAACGCTATACCGGTCAAACAGAACACTTGAAAGCCATTTTGTTCAACACTTTTGGCGGAAAGCAAAGAGGGGTTCCAGGACTTAAGAGCGCTACTTCCATCATCCACGTATACAACGAATCAGTTCTGGTGACAGATATGCTTGACAGCAAGGTCGTGTTGTACGACCGCAGTGGCCGTGTACGTCAGACGTTCATGGGGAAGGAACACTCTGAGCCGTGGGCATCGGTGATGACCCCAGATGGACATGTCCTTGTGACCTTACGGCGTGATGCCTGCTTTGCTCTATGGCCCAAAGACGCTTCTACCGTGAAGATGTTTGGACATGCCGAACTGAAATGCCCAACTGGCATTGCTGTCGACAAACTGAGGCGGATTATAGTCACCGATGAGGGCGCCCATGACGTTTTCCTGTTCGACGATTCAGGACGATTTCTTTTCAGATTAAGTGATCTGAAACAGACAACCTTCAAGCAGCCAAGATATGTCTGCGTGTCTGCCTCTGGTCGCATAATCGTTTCTGATTCGGGAAACCATTGTGTGAAGGTGTTTGATATGGACGGCGAGTTCCTGTTCCAGCTTGGTTCATATGGATATGGCGAAGGAAAACTAAAGTTCCCTTACGGCGTTTGCGTTGACCATGAAGAGCATATCATTGTCGCTGACCACTACAATGACCGCGTTGTCATGTTCTCATCTGAGGGACAGTTTCTGCAAACATTGATCGCACACCGACCGGGTATGAGAAGACCCCAAGGAGTGTCTGTTCGGTGTGCGCATGACCGGAAGTTGTACATAACACATGGGGAATACCGGGCATCCGAAGTGATAGTTTTCAAACTGATTCCTCACAAATCCGAACTCAGCGTTAGTGTTGAACAGTTTGCTTAA
- the LOC137291300 gene encoding uncharacterized protein — MNASTYVQVDGMMWFPLPLSSLPFPAPCSTLPPSTVPSASLTLAGQYIVDDTDFVEVDLDDDEIIQSPHSFLKSMLSRVASFFRRIKSVFKRKDA; from the exons TTGATGGGATGATGTGGTTCCCCCTGCCTCTGTCCTCTTTGCCTTTTCCCGCCCCATGTTCA ACCCTGCCCCCCAGCACAGTCCCCTCTGCGTCCCTCACCCTCGCCGGTCAGTACATCGTGGACGACACCGACTTTGTTGAAGTCGATCTGGATGATGATGAGATCATCCAGTCACCCCACTCCTTTCTGAAATCCATGCTGTCTAGAGTGGCCAGCTTCTTCAGAAGAATCAAAAGTGTGTTTAAGAGGAAGGATGCCTAA